Proteins encoded together in one Sander lucioperca isolate FBNREF2018 chromosome 17, SLUC_FBN_1.2, whole genome shotgun sequence window:
- the LOC116043285 gene encoding NACHT and WD repeat domain-containing protein 2 isoform X2 yields MWPSGVGSRQPCPRESALRKAAISGNINALPHHVPIGRSVRVFICANPDDTEAERNALKEHVYPKLRDFCRENYGIEFQVVDLYWGTDPEEWDSPELQRLRMKLLEECLKTSAGPCFVGLVGEKYGSIRVPGEVESAEFEMILDAAVEAGLDTHILEEWYCRDENSVPPAYYLKPKAQMLKNCQNSMESSSAAKTKNDKAWRNVSEEIKRIFRTAVLQLQEKGTMKSAQAKKFLCSALEDELDFALGKQTPAFLRKCVCYIRKIANFDRFAKIPEMTRYMDIVAGSDRVMRNQEAYERLLKVRDEFIPTVVAASNLRVYSSVTHCDMKLGYSQEVESHYVEGLCKQFYEDMVDIIQATVQQNFDTETDPLYDEILQQLSLCKSYAALYEFKTESLDYVQEYLLTSKGSRMSPLVVYGGPCTGKTLLLSEVAKQAYTWLQKEMGPETDPVVIVRFIGSSQLSTDLRTLLQSICEQIAINYRCLIHFLPNKIQEMRELLINLLGESSFHRPLVIVLDALEQLSDADEVRKLWWLPIHLPRTVRIVVSTLPNKHGILQKLRQLIHDEEYYVELIQRDRKVCSQTLKQQLLGVKRKVTSGQQIYVNEALAKCTLPMFVNLIYREVVHWRSHKDVDDRSLCSTVHESIEQLFYSVENKLGQRFVFRALGYITMAKAGLTEVELEDILSLDNIVLGDVIVATYLKNPLRISYDLVARLKEELDGYLVERQVRNVTLMVWANRHLHLIAQKLYLSNEEDVHQMHSLLAEYFLGAWSGGRKKIFTYDNNHFTSLNISHHKNPHQQQSHEKTSSDKYSYDRQTPEQPWVFQCNLLEPDIFFVNHRKMTELVYHLTRSGRTDDLMFGVIMNFSWLYTMIKIGQFEKALSDIDLAYSYTQEKELKFLATTLRSIKVKVLNSPASLSAELQQRLLPVVTSLPKLRHLLLECDKDGPKYCSIVPLHSSMDVTYSPERLPLCSSYMQIVEILPTLAPNIVLVALEDGSVSTWDVESRQLQRQIDTAKSVVLGIRLTTDEKYLVVATTKNTLLIYDNHKSCLLSEVEIKGSKHGGVTGGVAFINGFTLSTHHALAWLEASKDVNVIDLLYGWPLYQFHCWYEVTCVQCSPDGMYAFCGQYLNTASIFHLGNGDKLATVTSEFSGGFVKSILVLDTLHQMVMVDNEGSLSVWNTKEITNPRLMEDYDCRGDDSEVVGIELSEDQRSILICKARSIEVLDTKVWKMVEKFKAKRTERFVAAVLSKNGQSIVASMENTSSIFVWRRDSGQCMASLIEISGAIVKLIKSAHHNLLLSVASSGVLSVWDIDIITAMSNIDKTGKKIQTLQLTGREDYVFTMDGSEAVHKWNFSTGFIETVFKHEGIVENCVLTSSGDLMVTSDDKSSQYIWQTNTGENIFRINGQRISQLLITHNDQFVVSLCEQNASRVWRLGTGHKVCNILVTLQNALVTTANTFLVGTSKNKLLAVSLWSGSVSKKFVCDDGITIVNFKLIPDCPDCVVFITSTETVFIWSVADESVCRRVQLPTNFLKNLEDFQISPNGKLGIVSKGDENINVLDLHSGKLRLVHAAGIIWRQKLSRDGRYLVYICFRNCDEDDDAGVVSNLIVMRLADGKSIGTCSLYKTPTSLSLSQRALNIIIGFEDGSIGTYTVVDRVDAALKIKIATSNSRQIVNNASQKVRPKCGNHSFKTVADCVWRESTEVFSRDSPINVSDSGEGESTTPTKKTELLQ; encoded by the exons GGTCTGGTGGGAGAAAAGTACGGCAGCATCCGAGTGCCGGGGGAGGTGGAATCAGCTGAGTTTGAAATGATCTTGGATGCAGCTGTGGAGGCGGGACTGGACACACACATCTTGGAAGAGTGGTACTGCAGGGATGAAAACTCTGTGCCACCCGCATACTACCTCAAACCCAAAGCCCAAATGCTTAAGAACTGCCAGAACTCT ATGGAGTCAAGCAGTGCAGCCAAGACCAAGAATGACAAGGCCTGGAGGAATGTGTCGGAGGAGATCAAGAGGATCTTTCGAACAGCGGTGCTGCAGCTTCAGGAGAAGGGGACCATGAAGAGCGCTCAGGCCAAGAAATTCCTTTGCTCTG cCTTGGAGGATGAATTAGACTTTGCCCTTGGAAAACAAACTCCTGCCTTTCTCAGGAAATGTGTCTGCTACATTCGCAAGATCGCCAACTTTGACCGCTTTGCCAAAATCCCTGAGATGACCCGATACATGGACATCGTGGCCGGCAGCGATCGCGTCATGCGCAACCAGGAAGCTTACGAACGCCTTCTAAAGGTACGGGACGAATTCATCCCCACAGTTGTTGCTGCCTCCAACCTCCGTGTCTATTCATCAGTCACTCACTGCGACATGAAGTTAGGCTACTCCCAAGAAGTGGAGAGCCACTATGTAGAAGGTCTGTGTAAACAGTTCTACGAGGACATGGTGGATATCATCCAAGCCACGGTCCAGCAGAACTTTGACACAGAGACTGACCCGCTGTACGATGAGATTCTGCAGCAACTCTCCCTATGTAAAAGCTACGCAGCACTCTACGAGTTCAAGACCGAGTCTTTGGATTACGTACAAGAGTACCTTCTGACGTCCAAGGGGAGCAGAATGAGCCCTCTGGTGGTGTACGGGGGACCTTGCACTGGGAAGACACTGCTGCTGTCTGAGGTGGCCAAACAG GCCTACACATGGCTGCAGAAAGAGATGGGCCCTGAAACCGACCCAGTGGTTATTGTCCGTTTTATTGGCTCCAGCCAGCTCTCCACAGACCTACGCACCCTCCTCCAGAGCATTTGTGAACAGATTGCAATAAACTACCGCTGCCTGATTCACTTTTTGCCTAACAAGATTCAGGAGATGAGGGAGCTCCTGATCAACCTTCTAGGAGAATCTTCATTCCACAGGCCCTTGGTCATTGTCCTGGATGCACTGGAGCAGCTCTCAGATGCCGATGAAGTACGCAAGCTGTGGTGGCTCCCCATACATCTGCCTCGGACAGTCCGTATTGTAGTCTCAACGTTACCCAATAAACATGGCATCCTGCAGAAGCTTCGACAGCTCATTCATGATGAGGAGTATTATGTGGAATTAATTCAGAGGGACCGCAAGGTCTGCAGCCAAACATTAAAACAGCAGTTGCTGGGGGTTAAAAGAAAGGTCACCTCAGGCCAACAGATCTATGTCAATGAGGCACTTGCCAAGTGTACATTGCCGATGTTTGTCAACCTCATCTACAGAGAAGTAGTTCATTGGAGGTCTCACAAAGATGTGGATGACAGGTCCCTGTGCTCAACAGTGCATGAAAGCATAGAACAGCTTTTCTACTCCGTGGAGAACAAGTTGGGCCAACGATTTGTCTTCAGAGCATTAGGGTATATCACCATGGCCAAGGCTGGGCTAACAGAGGTCGAGCTGGAAGATATTCTGTCCCTTGATAATATAGTTCTTGGTGATGTCATTGTGGCAACATACCTCAAAAACCCCTTGAGGATCTCTTATGATTTGGTTGCAAGGCTTAAAGAGGAGCTGGATGGTTATCTGGTGGAACGCCAGGTACGTAACGTCACCTTGATGGTTTGGGCAAACAGACACCTGCATCTCATTGCCCAGAAGCTGTATCTAAGCAACGAGGAAGACGTCCATCAAATGCACAGCCTACTAGCTGAGTACTTCCTGGGGGCATGGTCAGGAGGCAGGAAGAAGATATTCACTTATGATAACAACCATTTCACTTCCCTGAATATATCTCATCACAAAAACCCCCACCAGCAGCAGTCCcatgaaaaaacatcctctGACAAGTACTCATATGACAGACAGACTCCAGAGCAGCCTTGGGTGTTCCAGTGCAATCTTTTGGAGCCTGACATTTTCTTTGTCAACCATAGGAAGATGACAGAGCTGGTGTACCACCTTACCAGGAGTGGGCGCACTGATGACCTCATGTTTGGTGTCATCATGAACTTCAGCTGGCTGTACACAATGATCAAGATTGGCCAGTTTGAAAAGGCTTTATCAGACATTGACCTAGCGTACAGCTACACCCAAGAAAAAGAACTAAAGTTCCTGGCCACCACTCTCCGTAGCATTAAGGTAAAAGTGCTGAATAGCCCAGCATCGCTGTCTGCTGAGCTGCAGCAAAGGCTTTTGCCAGTTGTCACCTCCCTCCCCAAGCTCAGACACCTCCTCCTTGAGTGTGACAAAGATGGCCCGAAGTACTGCTCCATTGTGCCTCTCCACTCCTCTATGGACGTCACATACAGTCCAGAGAGGCTTCCTCTGTGCTCTAGCTACATGCAGATTGTGGAGATCCTGCCCACTCTAGCACCAAACATAGTCCTTGTAGCCCTCGAAGATGGGTCTGTCAGCACCTGGGATGTAGAGAGCAGACAACTTCAAAGGCAGATTGACACAGCCAAATCCGTTGTGCTTGGAATCAGGCTAACCACTGATGAAAAGTATCTGGTCGTGGCCACAACCAAAAACACGCTGCTCATCTATGATAATCACAAGTCCTGCCTTTTATCTGAGGTTGAAATCAAGGGGTCCAAGCATGGTGGTGTCACTGGTGGGGTGGCCTTCATCAATGGTTTTACTCTGTCCACCCATCATGCTTTGGCTTGGCTTGAGGCTAGTAAAGACGTCAACGTTATTGACCTACTCTACGGTTGGCCTCTCTACCAGTTCCATTGCTGGTACGAGGTGACTTGTGTTCAGTGCTCTCCGGATGGAATGTATGCCTTCTGTGGCCAGTACCTCAACACTGCATCCATCTTTCATCTGGGGAATGGGGACAAGTTGGCCACTGTGACCTCTGAGTTTTCTGGGGGATTCGTAAAGTCCATTCTAGTTCTGGACACCCTTCACCAAATGGTGATGGTTGACAATGAAGGAAGTTTGTCAGTATGGAACACCAAAGAGATCACCAACCCACGTCTGATGGAGGATTACGATTGTAGAGGGGATGACAGTGAAGTGGTGGGCATTGAGTTATCTGAGGACCAACGCTCCATTCTCATTTGCAAGGCCAGAAGTATTGAGGTTCTGGACACAAAAGTATGGAAAATGGTAGAGAAGTTCAAGGCCAAACGCACTGAACGCTTTGTGGCTGCTGTTCTCTCTAAGAATGGACAAAGCATTGTGGCCTCCATGGAGAACACCTCTTCCATCTTTGTCTGGAGGAGGGACAGTGGGCAATGCATGGCTAGCCTTATTGAGATCTCAGGGGCTATTGTCAAACTCATTAAATCAGCCCACCACAACCTGCTCCTTTCTGTTGCCAGCAGTGGAGTGCTGTCTGTTTGGGACATTGATATCATCACCGCCATGTCCAATATCGACAAAACAGGCAAGAAGATCCAGACCTTGCAGCTGACTGGCAGAGAGGATTATGTGTTTACCATGGACGGTTCAGAAGCTGTCCACAAATGGAACTTCAGCACTGGCTTTATTGAGACCGTCTTTAAGCACGAGGGCATAGTGGAGAACTGTGTCCTAACCTCCTCAGGGGATCTCATGGTGACTTCAGATGATAAGTCCAGTCAGTACATCTGGCAAACCAACACAGGAGAAAACATCTTCCGCATCAATGGACAAAGAATATCACAGCTGTTAATCACCCACAACGACCAGTTTGTAGTGTCCCTCTGCGAGCAGAATGCCTCTAGAGTCTGGAGACTAGGGACTGGGCACAAAGTTTGCAACATTTTAGTCACCCTCCAGAATGCACTCGTTACCACAGCAAACACTTTCCTTGTGGGAACCTCCAAAAACAAGCTCCTCGCTGTCAGCCTGTGGTCGGGCAGCGTATCCAAGAAGTTTGTCTGTGATGATGGCATTACCATCGTCAACTTCAAGCTCATTCCTGACTGCCCTGACTGTGTCGTGTTCATCACATCCACAGAGACCGTTTTCATCTGGAGTGTGGCTGATGAGTCAGTTTGCAGGCGAGTCCAGCTGCCAACCAACTTCCTGAAAAATCTAGAGGATTTCCAGATCTCACCCAATGGGAAACTAGGAATTGTCTCCAAAGGTGATGAGAATATTAatgtcctggatcttcacagcGGAAAGCTGAGGCTTGTCCATGCTGCTGGTATAATCTGGCGTCAGAAATTATCAAGAGATGGACGTTATCTAGTGTATATCTGTTTCCGGAAttgtgatgaagatgatgatgctGGTGTTGTGTCCAATTTGATCGTGATGCGCCTAGCTGATGGTAAGAGCATCGGCACATGCTCCCTATACAAGACGCCcacctccctgtctctctcccagcGAGCACTTAACATCATCATTGGCTTCGAGGATGGCAGTATTGGCACATACACAGTAGTGGATCGTGTGGATGCAGCTCTCAAGATAAAGATAGCCACCTCCAACAGCCGACAGATTGTCAACAATGCCTCGCAGAAGGTGCGGCCAAAATGTGGCAACCATTCCTTTAAGACTGTTGCCGACTGCGTTTGGAGGGAGTCAACCGAGGTCTTCTCCAGGGACAGCCCTATCAACGTGTCTGACTCTGGGGAAGGTGAGTCGACCACGCCTACAAAGAAGACTGAACTTCTGCAGTGA
- the LOC116043285 gene encoding NACHT and WD repeat domain-containing protein 2 isoform X1 produces the protein MKRMNPRWKSPTMWPSGVGSRQPCPRESALRKAAISGNINALPHHVPIGRSVRVFICANPDDTEAERNALKEHVYPKLRDFCRENYGIEFQVVDLYWGTDPEEWDSPELQRLRMKLLEECLKTSAGPCFVGLVGEKYGSIRVPGEVESAEFEMILDAAVEAGLDTHILEEWYCRDENSVPPAYYLKPKAQMLKNCQNSMESSSAAKTKNDKAWRNVSEEIKRIFRTAVLQLQEKGTMKSAQAKKFLCSALEDELDFALGKQTPAFLRKCVCYIRKIANFDRFAKIPEMTRYMDIVAGSDRVMRNQEAYERLLKVRDEFIPTVVAASNLRVYSSVTHCDMKLGYSQEVESHYVEGLCKQFYEDMVDIIQATVQQNFDTETDPLYDEILQQLSLCKSYAALYEFKTESLDYVQEYLLTSKGSRMSPLVVYGGPCTGKTLLLSEVAKQAYTWLQKEMGPETDPVVIVRFIGSSQLSTDLRTLLQSICEQIAINYRCLIHFLPNKIQEMRELLINLLGESSFHRPLVIVLDALEQLSDADEVRKLWWLPIHLPRTVRIVVSTLPNKHGILQKLRQLIHDEEYYVELIQRDRKVCSQTLKQQLLGVKRKVTSGQQIYVNEALAKCTLPMFVNLIYREVVHWRSHKDVDDRSLCSTVHESIEQLFYSVENKLGQRFVFRALGYITMAKAGLTEVELEDILSLDNIVLGDVIVATYLKNPLRISYDLVARLKEELDGYLVERQVRNVTLMVWANRHLHLIAQKLYLSNEEDVHQMHSLLAEYFLGAWSGGRKKIFTYDNNHFTSLNISHHKNPHQQQSHEKTSSDKYSYDRQTPEQPWVFQCNLLEPDIFFVNHRKMTELVYHLTRSGRTDDLMFGVIMNFSWLYTMIKIGQFEKALSDIDLAYSYTQEKELKFLATTLRSIKVKVLNSPASLSAELQQRLLPVVTSLPKLRHLLLECDKDGPKYCSIVPLHSSMDVTYSPERLPLCSSYMQIVEILPTLAPNIVLVALEDGSVSTWDVESRQLQRQIDTAKSVVLGIRLTTDEKYLVVATTKNTLLIYDNHKSCLLSEVEIKGSKHGGVTGGVAFINGFTLSTHHALAWLEASKDVNVIDLLYGWPLYQFHCWYEVTCVQCSPDGMYAFCGQYLNTASIFHLGNGDKLATVTSEFSGGFVKSILVLDTLHQMVMVDNEGSLSVWNTKEITNPRLMEDYDCRGDDSEVVGIELSEDQRSILICKARSIEVLDTKVWKMVEKFKAKRTERFVAAVLSKNGQSIVASMENTSSIFVWRRDSGQCMASLIEISGAIVKLIKSAHHNLLLSVASSGVLSVWDIDIITAMSNIDKTGKKIQTLQLTGREDYVFTMDGSEAVHKWNFSTGFIETVFKHEGIVENCVLTSSGDLMVTSDDKSSQYIWQTNTGENIFRINGQRISQLLITHNDQFVVSLCEQNASRVWRLGTGHKVCNILVTLQNALVTTANTFLVGTSKNKLLAVSLWSGSVSKKFVCDDGITIVNFKLIPDCPDCVVFITSTETVFIWSVADESVCRRVQLPTNFLKNLEDFQISPNGKLGIVSKGDENINVLDLHSGKLRLVHAAGIIWRQKLSRDGRYLVYICFRNCDEDDDAGVVSNLIVMRLADGKSIGTCSLYKTPTSLSLSQRALNIIIGFEDGSIGTYTVVDRVDAALKIKIATSNSRQIVNNASQKVRPKCGNHSFKTVADCVWRESTEVFSRDSPINVSDSGEGESTTPTKKTELLQ, from the exons GGTCTGGTGGGAGAAAAGTACGGCAGCATCCGAGTGCCGGGGGAGGTGGAATCAGCTGAGTTTGAAATGATCTTGGATGCAGCTGTGGAGGCGGGACTGGACACACACATCTTGGAAGAGTGGTACTGCAGGGATGAAAACTCTGTGCCACCCGCATACTACCTCAAACCCAAAGCCCAAATGCTTAAGAACTGCCAGAACTCT ATGGAGTCAAGCAGTGCAGCCAAGACCAAGAATGACAAGGCCTGGAGGAATGTGTCGGAGGAGATCAAGAGGATCTTTCGAACAGCGGTGCTGCAGCTTCAGGAGAAGGGGACCATGAAGAGCGCTCAGGCCAAGAAATTCCTTTGCTCTG cCTTGGAGGATGAATTAGACTTTGCCCTTGGAAAACAAACTCCTGCCTTTCTCAGGAAATGTGTCTGCTACATTCGCAAGATCGCCAACTTTGACCGCTTTGCCAAAATCCCTGAGATGACCCGATACATGGACATCGTGGCCGGCAGCGATCGCGTCATGCGCAACCAGGAAGCTTACGAACGCCTTCTAAAGGTACGGGACGAATTCATCCCCACAGTTGTTGCTGCCTCCAACCTCCGTGTCTATTCATCAGTCACTCACTGCGACATGAAGTTAGGCTACTCCCAAGAAGTGGAGAGCCACTATGTAGAAGGTCTGTGTAAACAGTTCTACGAGGACATGGTGGATATCATCCAAGCCACGGTCCAGCAGAACTTTGACACAGAGACTGACCCGCTGTACGATGAGATTCTGCAGCAACTCTCCCTATGTAAAAGCTACGCAGCACTCTACGAGTTCAAGACCGAGTCTTTGGATTACGTACAAGAGTACCTTCTGACGTCCAAGGGGAGCAGAATGAGCCCTCTGGTGGTGTACGGGGGACCTTGCACTGGGAAGACACTGCTGCTGTCTGAGGTGGCCAAACAG GCCTACACATGGCTGCAGAAAGAGATGGGCCCTGAAACCGACCCAGTGGTTATTGTCCGTTTTATTGGCTCCAGCCAGCTCTCCACAGACCTACGCACCCTCCTCCAGAGCATTTGTGAACAGATTGCAATAAACTACCGCTGCCTGATTCACTTTTTGCCTAACAAGATTCAGGAGATGAGGGAGCTCCTGATCAACCTTCTAGGAGAATCTTCATTCCACAGGCCCTTGGTCATTGTCCTGGATGCACTGGAGCAGCTCTCAGATGCCGATGAAGTACGCAAGCTGTGGTGGCTCCCCATACATCTGCCTCGGACAGTCCGTATTGTAGTCTCAACGTTACCCAATAAACATGGCATCCTGCAGAAGCTTCGACAGCTCATTCATGATGAGGAGTATTATGTGGAATTAATTCAGAGGGACCGCAAGGTCTGCAGCCAAACATTAAAACAGCAGTTGCTGGGGGTTAAAAGAAAGGTCACCTCAGGCCAACAGATCTATGTCAATGAGGCACTTGCCAAGTGTACATTGCCGATGTTTGTCAACCTCATCTACAGAGAAGTAGTTCATTGGAGGTCTCACAAAGATGTGGATGACAGGTCCCTGTGCTCAACAGTGCATGAAAGCATAGAACAGCTTTTCTACTCCGTGGAGAACAAGTTGGGCCAACGATTTGTCTTCAGAGCATTAGGGTATATCACCATGGCCAAGGCTGGGCTAACAGAGGTCGAGCTGGAAGATATTCTGTCCCTTGATAATATAGTTCTTGGTGATGTCATTGTGGCAACATACCTCAAAAACCCCTTGAGGATCTCTTATGATTTGGTTGCAAGGCTTAAAGAGGAGCTGGATGGTTATCTGGTGGAACGCCAGGTACGTAACGTCACCTTGATGGTTTGGGCAAACAGACACCTGCATCTCATTGCCCAGAAGCTGTATCTAAGCAACGAGGAAGACGTCCATCAAATGCACAGCCTACTAGCTGAGTACTTCCTGGGGGCATGGTCAGGAGGCAGGAAGAAGATATTCACTTATGATAACAACCATTTCACTTCCCTGAATATATCTCATCACAAAAACCCCCACCAGCAGCAGTCCcatgaaaaaacatcctctGACAAGTACTCATATGACAGACAGACTCCAGAGCAGCCTTGGGTGTTCCAGTGCAATCTTTTGGAGCCTGACATTTTCTTTGTCAACCATAGGAAGATGACAGAGCTGGTGTACCACCTTACCAGGAGTGGGCGCACTGATGACCTCATGTTTGGTGTCATCATGAACTTCAGCTGGCTGTACACAATGATCAAGATTGGCCAGTTTGAAAAGGCTTTATCAGACATTGACCTAGCGTACAGCTACACCCAAGAAAAAGAACTAAAGTTCCTGGCCACCACTCTCCGTAGCATTAAGGTAAAAGTGCTGAATAGCCCAGCATCGCTGTCTGCTGAGCTGCAGCAAAGGCTTTTGCCAGTTGTCACCTCCCTCCCCAAGCTCAGACACCTCCTCCTTGAGTGTGACAAAGATGGCCCGAAGTACTGCTCCATTGTGCCTCTCCACTCCTCTATGGACGTCACATACAGTCCAGAGAGGCTTCCTCTGTGCTCTAGCTACATGCAGATTGTGGAGATCCTGCCCACTCTAGCACCAAACATAGTCCTTGTAGCCCTCGAAGATGGGTCTGTCAGCACCTGGGATGTAGAGAGCAGACAACTTCAAAGGCAGATTGACACAGCCAAATCCGTTGTGCTTGGAATCAGGCTAACCACTGATGAAAAGTATCTGGTCGTGGCCACAACCAAAAACACGCTGCTCATCTATGATAATCACAAGTCCTGCCTTTTATCTGAGGTTGAAATCAAGGGGTCCAAGCATGGTGGTGTCACTGGTGGGGTGGCCTTCATCAATGGTTTTACTCTGTCCACCCATCATGCTTTGGCTTGGCTTGAGGCTAGTAAAGACGTCAACGTTATTGACCTACTCTACGGTTGGCCTCTCTACCAGTTCCATTGCTGGTACGAGGTGACTTGTGTTCAGTGCTCTCCGGATGGAATGTATGCCTTCTGTGGCCAGTACCTCAACACTGCATCCATCTTTCATCTGGGGAATGGGGACAAGTTGGCCACTGTGACCTCTGAGTTTTCTGGGGGATTCGTAAAGTCCATTCTAGTTCTGGACACCCTTCACCAAATGGTGATGGTTGACAATGAAGGAAGTTTGTCAGTATGGAACACCAAAGAGATCACCAACCCACGTCTGATGGAGGATTACGATTGTAGAGGGGATGACAGTGAAGTGGTGGGCATTGAGTTATCTGAGGACCAACGCTCCATTCTCATTTGCAAGGCCAGAAGTATTGAGGTTCTGGACACAAAAGTATGGAAAATGGTAGAGAAGTTCAAGGCCAAACGCACTGAACGCTTTGTGGCTGCTGTTCTCTCTAAGAATGGACAAAGCATTGTGGCCTCCATGGAGAACACCTCTTCCATCTTTGTCTGGAGGAGGGACAGTGGGCAATGCATGGCTAGCCTTATTGAGATCTCAGGGGCTATTGTCAAACTCATTAAATCAGCCCACCACAACCTGCTCCTTTCTGTTGCCAGCAGTGGAGTGCTGTCTGTTTGGGACATTGATATCATCACCGCCATGTCCAATATCGACAAAACAGGCAAGAAGATCCAGACCTTGCAGCTGACTGGCAGAGAGGATTATGTGTTTACCATGGACGGTTCAGAAGCTGTCCACAAATGGAACTTCAGCACTGGCTTTATTGAGACCGTCTTTAAGCACGAGGGCATAGTGGAGAACTGTGTCCTAACCTCCTCAGGGGATCTCATGGTGACTTCAGATGATAAGTCCAGTCAGTACATCTGGCAAACCAACACAGGAGAAAACATCTTCCGCATCAATGGACAAAGAATATCACAGCTGTTAATCACCCACAACGACCAGTTTGTAGTGTCCCTCTGCGAGCAGAATGCCTCTAGAGTCTGGAGACTAGGGACTGGGCACAAAGTTTGCAACATTTTAGTCACCCTCCAGAATGCACTCGTTACCACAGCAAACACTTTCCTTGTGGGAACCTCCAAAAACAAGCTCCTCGCTGTCAGCCTGTGGTCGGGCAGCGTATCCAAGAAGTTTGTCTGTGATGATGGCATTACCATCGTCAACTTCAAGCTCATTCCTGACTGCCCTGACTGTGTCGTGTTCATCACATCCACAGAGACCGTTTTCATCTGGAGTGTGGCTGATGAGTCAGTTTGCAGGCGAGTCCAGCTGCCAACCAACTTCCTGAAAAATCTAGAGGATTTCCAGATCTCACCCAATGGGAAACTAGGAATTGTCTCCAAAGGTGATGAGAATATTAatgtcctggatcttcacagcGGAAAGCTGAGGCTTGTCCATGCTGCTGGTATAATCTGGCGTCAGAAATTATCAAGAGATGGACGTTATCTAGTGTATATCTGTTTCCGGAAttgtgatgaagatgatgatgctGGTGTTGTGTCCAATTTGATCGTGATGCGCCTAGCTGATGGTAAGAGCATCGGCACATGCTCCCTATACAAGACGCCcacctccctgtctctctcccagcGAGCACTTAACATCATCATTGGCTTCGAGGATGGCAGTATTGGCACATACACAGTAGTGGATCGTGTGGATGCAGCTCTCAAGATAAAGATAGCCACCTCCAACAGCCGACAGATTGTCAACAATGCCTCGCAGAAGGTGCGGCCAAAATGTGGCAACCATTCCTTTAAGACTGTTGCCGACTGCGTTTGGAGGGAGTCAACCGAGGTCTTCTCCAGGGACAGCCCTATCAACGTGTCTGACTCTGGGGAAGGTGAGTCGACCACGCCTACAAAGAAGACTGAACTTCTGCAGTGA